A region from the Corticium candelabrum chromosome 14, ooCorCand1.1, whole genome shotgun sequence genome encodes:
- the LOC134190320 gene encoding uncharacterized protein LOC134190320 codes for MLLYVLIALFVIQKSILQDNLDLAKTLVKETSDINERDDDGCTALHTAARYSSSDAVKLLLQHGATSKVFDKKGVAPVHVAARKGNLPAVQALVSHDRSNAELKDQTENEATPLHHAAEENRTHVIEFLNSQYHANINATNRIGEAAVFVAAARDNPEMITAAVKMGADLTLRSDLDESAMDVAATEDSISCIVSIAQKAPQTVTAVNDDGDPALSHCYTGESVDILVNLGADPCHKNETRRTPLHAAATDPDRQEAARKLVSRGAEVDAKDDAGMTPLHVAASMDNTQGVDLLIEEAGANMNVDRMASKGKFDDLLNHMGNQVDACLAKALPQKFRDIVECLRGKAHVIAKDSIGSAVQADDINKFRDLLKKTTKKLTKLAKAPKRTPDSTLLDSLQTSWKDMKDLHFRMKNQDDSSFTVAHMFSNSGARKFWCDSFGDKNGEVQWETWLTAYKKKSYLLDKDSELVIKAFIGVAGGKFVAASKMNDACQAFGFPFKRVKCCREMECQCMEFKKKEWGLKSSSAAEEIETCLTCKHGKDRHYVLEKLDKESKSRDRRSTGGSVKDKQLLIDQSTRLGPLQKSILQGNLDLAKTVVKETSDINERDDDGCTALHTAARYSSSDAVKLLLQHGATSKVFDKKGVAPVHVAARKGNLPAVQALVSHDRSNAELKDQTENEATPLHHAAEENSIQVIEFLNSQYHADINATNSIGETAVFVAAACDNPEMITAAVKMGADLTLRSVLDESAMDVAAAEDSISCIVSIAQKAPQTVTAVNDDGDPALSHCYTGESVDILVNLGADPCHKNETGRTPLHAAATDPDRQEAARKLVSKGAEVDAKDDAGMTPLHVAASMNNTQGVDLLIDEAGANMNARDNEGRSPMLVALDRNFVKLSEKLLRKGADVHASDARGLTALHYASKNGYDRLSKMLLDAGVVVDACDIEGKTPLHYAVVSNPQLAKLLVEGGADMYKRDARGSTALGLSRKSGHPLKHLTREEVQVLDFTEASKDELAVPPGPTCPSKCFADGPGLKGGHVDTRYSFSVFTCDENGKMQIAGGASLVIRIVLADSKANITATPGQTDKRLMITDNGDGTYFVAFELSMAGKHQFHISVDKESVHGSPYVIPLDKSLAPLPPIISGTSYQPANYADEKIQFAKNEGIGQVDIAIVCDTTSSMGPEIKTAQKLIQDLINTVNSESLCRDLRLAVVAYRDHPPEEDTYVTKVWPLTSDISSVKEAVNSLEAKGGGDVPEAVADALKEVVDLNWDETQRPHAVRMAVLIGDAPPHGMLCVKTGDNFPKGCPAGHDWLILAEQCRSRKINVYTVLCRDDYFAIRAFSAIAESSGGHCAKIQSESDNSEIINLIKLHVHVQLDHQLTTSTVSDVIIKNQLAERTFEQRLGRVKEELSTLGFKVRRLQTGRGKATIQIRSVCENDIYEAVEDFKSCERFANTKRDLTLMDHMGKKLYALRKLQGNLPSVAETDQV; via the exons ATGTTGTTATACGTATTAATCGCACTTTTTGTAATTCAGAAAAGTATTCTGCAAGATAATCTCGACTTGGCAAAAACGTTAGTCAAAGAAACGAGTGATATCAATGAAAGAGATGATGATGGCTGTACTGCTCTGCATACAGCAGCAAGATATTCTAGTTCTGATGCTGTAAAGCTTCTTCTTCAGCATGGTGCTACTAGTAAAGTGTTTGACAAG AAAGGTGTTGCTCCTGTTCATGTTGCTGCAAGAAAGGGAAATTTGCCTGCGGTACAAGCTTTAGTGTCTCATGATCGCTCTAATGCTGAGTTGAAAGATCAAACAGAAAACGAAGCTACTCCATTGCATCATGCAGCAGAGGAGAACCGCACACACGTGATAGAGTTTCTAAACTCACAATATCACG CTAACATCAATGCAACCAACAGAATAGGAGAGGCTGCTGtatttgttgctgctgctcgTGATAACCCAGAAATGATTACAGCAGCTGTGAAAATGGGGGCTGATTTGACTCTCAGAAGCGATCTTGATGAATCTGCAATGGAC GTAGCAGCGACAGAAGATTCTATTTCTTGTATTGTTAGTATTGCACAGAAAGCTCCTCAAACAGTTACAGCCGTAAACGATGATGGCGACCCAGCACTGAGCCATTGCTATACGGGGGAAAGCGTCGACATTTTAGTCAATCTAGGAGCAGATCCTTGTCACAAGAATGAAACGAGACGTACACCTCTTCATGCAGCTG CTACTGACCCAGATAGACAGGAAGCAGCACGCAAGCTTGTTTCAAGAGGTGCAGAAGTTGATGCCAAAGACGATGCAGGAATGACACCACTACATGTGGCAGCTTCAATGGATAACACACAAGGAGTTGACTTACTCATTGAGGAAGCAGGGGCAAATATGAATGTAGACAGAATGGCGTCCAAAGGAAAGTTTGACGACTTGCTGAATCATATGGGAAACCAAGTCGACGCTTGTCTTGCCAAGGCGTTGCCGCAGAAGTTTCGTGATATCGTCGAATGTTTGCGAGGGAAGGCACACGTTATCGCTAAAGATTCTATAGGTAGTGCAGTCCAGGCAGACGACATCAACAAATTTCGAGATCTGCTGAAAAAAACCACGAAGAAGCTGACGAAGCTGGCCAAAGCACCTAAACGAACTCCTGATAGCACATTGCTCGACAGCCTGCAAACAAGTTGGAAGGACATGAAGGATTTGCATTTCCGCATGAAAAACCAAGATGACTCCTCTTTCACTGTCGCACACATGTTTTCAAATTCAGGTGCGAGGAAGTTTTGGTGTGATTCATTTGGAGACAAG AATGGTGAAGTACAGTGGGAAACGTGGCTAACAGCATACAAAAAGAAATCTTATCTACTTGACAAAGACTCTGAGCTCGTTATCAAAGCTTTCATTG GAGTCGCAGGAGGAAAGTTTGTTGCTGCTTCAAAGATGAATGATGCATGCCAGGCATTTGGATTTCCGTTTAAAAGAGTCAAATGCTGTCGTGAAATGGAATGTCAATGCATGGAGTTCAAAAAGAAAGAGTGGGGTTTGAAAAGCAGTTCAGCTGCTGAAGAGATCGAGACATGTCTTACTTGTAAGCATGGAAAAGACAGACACTATGTTTTAGAAAA GCTTGataaagaatcaaagagtcgagATCGTCGATCTACTGGTGGAAGCGTTAAAGACAAGCAGCTGCTAATAGATCAATCAACTCGCTTGGGACCATTGCAA AAAAGTATTCTGCAAGGTAATCTCGACTTGGCAAAAACGGTAGTCAAAGAAACGAGTGATATCAATGAAAGAGATGATGATGGCTGTACTGCTCTGCATACAGCAGCAAGATATTCTAGTTCTGATGCTGTAAAGCTTCTTCTTCAGCATGGTGCTACTAGTAAAGTGTTTGACAAG AAAGGTGTTGCTCCTGTTCATGTTGCTGCAAGAAAGGGAAATTTACCTGCGGTACAAGCTTTAGTGTCTCATGATCGCTCTAATGCTGAGTTGAAAGATCAAACAGAAAACGAAGCTACTCCATTGCATCATGCAGCAGAGGAGAACAGCATTCAAGTGATAGAGTTTCTAAACTCACAATATCACG cTGACATCAATGCAACCAACAGCATAGGAGAGACTGCTGtatttgttgctgctgcttgtGATAACCCAGAAATGATTACAGCAGCTGTGAAAATGGGGGCTGATTTGACTCTCAGAAGCGTTCTTGATGAATCTGCAATGGAC GTAGCAGCGGCAGAAGATTCTATTTCTTGTATTGTTAGTATTGCACAGAAAGCTCCTCAAACAGTCACAGCCGTAAACGATGATGGCGACCCAGCACTGAGCCATTGCTATACGGGCGAAAGCGTCGACATTTTAGTCAATCTAGGAGCAGATCCTTGTCACAAGAATGAAACGGGACGTACACCTCTTCATGCAGCTG CTACTGACCCAGATAGACAGGAAGCAGCACGCAAGCTTGTTTCAAAAGGTGCAGAAGTTGATGCCAAAGATGATGCAGGAATGACACCACTACATGTGGCAGCTTCAATGAATAACACACAAGGAGTTGACTTACTCATTGATGAAGCAGGGGCAAATATGAATGCACGAGACAACGAAGGAAGATCTCCAATGTTAGTTGCACTTGATCGCAACTTCGTGAAATTGTCCGAAAAACTTCTTCGCAAGGGAGCGGACGTTCATGCCTCGGATGCTAGAGGATTG ACTGCGCTTCATTACGCTTCGAAAAATGGCTATGACAGGCTTTCCAAAATGTTGTTGGATGCAGGAGTAGTTGTCGATGCTTGTGACATTGAAGGAAAGACACCTCTACATTACGCAGTCGTTAGTAATCCTCAACTAGCCAAGTTGCTCGTTGAAGGGG GTGCGGACATGTATAAACGTGATGCACGAGGAAGCACTGCTCTAGGGTTGTCTCGAAAGAGTGGCCATCCTCTTAAGCATCTAAcaagagaagaggtacaagtACTTGACTTTACAGAAGCATCGAAAGATGAGCTTGCTGTACCACCAG GCCCGACGTGTCCATCAAAGTGTTTTGCCGATGGACCCGGTTTGAAAGGAGGACATGTGGATACAAGGTACAGCTTTAGCGTGTTTACTTGTGACGAGAACGGAAAGATGCAAATTGCCGGAGGAGCTTCTTTGGTCATTCGAATCGTTCTAGCTGACTCCAAg GCAAACATCACAGCCACTCCTggccaaacagacaaacgtcTGATGATAACAGATAATGGCGATGGAACGTATTTTGTCGCCTTCGAATTGTCAATGGCTGGAAAACACCAGTTTCACATTTCAGTTGATAAAGAGTCCGTTCATGGAAGTCCTTATGTTATACCTCTGGACAAGTCCCTTGCTCCACTACCACCAATTATCAG CGGCACCAGCTATCAGCCTGCAAATTATGCTGATGAGAAAATTCAATTTGCAAAGAATGAAGGAATCGGTCAAGTTGACATTGCAATTGTTTGTGACACTACTTCAAGCATGG GGCCCGAAATCAAGACTGCTCAAAAGCTGATACAAGATCTCATAAACACTGTCAATAGTGAAAGTCTTTGCAGGGATTTACGATTAGCTGTTGTTGCATACAGAGATCATCCACCGGAA GAGGACACCTACGTGACTAAGGTTTGGCCGTTGACTTCAGATATTTCTTCTGTCAAGGAAGCTGTCAACAGTCTTGAAGCCAAAG GAGGGGGTGACGTTCCCGAGGCCGTTGCAGACGCGCTTAAAGAAGTCGTCGATCTCAACTGGGATGAAACTCAGAGGCCTCACGCCGTTCGAATGGCCGTGTTGATAGGAGACGCTCCTCCGCATGGAATGCTGTGTGTGAAAACTGGAGATAATTTCCCGAAAG GTTGCCCAGCTGGTCACGATTGGCTCATATTAGCAGAACAATGTCGCTCTAGAAAAATCAACGTCTACACAGTTTTGTGCCGAGATGATTACTTTGCTATACGAGCCTTTAGTGCAATAGCAGAATCCTCCGGAGGACATTGCGCTAAAATTCAA TCTGAAAGCGACAACTCTGAAATCATAAATTTGATTAAACTGCACGTTCATGTCCAGCTGGACCATCAGCTCACGACCAGCACAGTATCAGACGTTATTATCAAAAATCAATTGGCGGAACGCACGTTTGAACAGCGTCTTGGACGCGTCAAAGAGGAACTGTCTACTTTAGGCTTTAAA GTTCGACGATTGCAAACAGGACGAGGTAAGGCTACCATTCAAATCAGGTCAGTCTGTGAGAACGACATCTACGAGGCGGTAGAAGACTTCAAATCTTGTGAGCGCTTTGCTAATACCAAACGAGATTTAACTCTGATGGATCACATGGGGAAAAAGCTTTATGCTTTGCGGAAACTTCAAGGAAATCTTCCTTCTGTTGCTGAAACTGACCAAGTCTGA